The window taaaatagaATTTGTATCGATAagaatactcatactcatactcgtttatttataatattgttatatattacacgtcacaattgatttaggtacataattattacatggtatattaaaattaaaattattatattagaatTCGTAGTTACATTTGACTTGGTATAGACTGCtcactgtatggactttggtctgaaataaagtttttattttatttttataaacgaCGCTATTAAGTTTagataaattaaattgaaatgaAAGTTCAAAATATAGGAGTAGGTATTTTACTCAAATATTTCGTATCTATTAGCATCAATTGTAGACGATTCTGTTtgtcaaaaagttaaatttagcaatatttatgataagtagaacttggaattaaaatgtagatttttatttttatttttatttgtatacagGATAACAGCCATCAATTTCGCGACTGCaaccaaatttcatatcgatagcataagtagttctcgagatattaagtaatgtgacagacggacatacAGATGGACAGAGCGGCACCGCAAAGGttccatttgtacttttttggaacggaaccctaaaaaataatgttgtaACCTCGTAAGGCCCTATGTACATAGTTGTTGCACTCTAATTTGAACCTTTCATGAACtgaataaagtagaatttccatCGTCACATTGATTTTTGACACAAACGAAATACTTACCAATTTATTTAcagaataaggttcaaattcaaaatgggaaaactaaaTATTGGGCCTTAAGACGCTAATactataaaatagtacattacgatacaagtgcgtaaaaaaggaagttcgaaacgagtggcgataaattaaatcgacacgagttacgaatttccttttcgcacgtgtatcgtacgacgtttttcagtacagatgagcctccgaagtttcgacctagcatataatgaaccacttctcgcactagtgcgtaaaaaaaacatcatctgtactgaaaacaaagTTATACCTTGATATTAATATAAAGTCTATCGTCAATAACATAACATCATAGAAAATGTCTCCATTCAGATTTTATACTAAACacgcatttaaaaaaaagcttgTATAAGGACTAAAATTTACTTCATTGACAATAATTCTTACACGTTTCCCGAAAATAGCATAGTTGTCACTTACTATGCAAGTCAATTGAAAAAATACAATCGAATCGCGACCTcctaattttattataagtaggttaAAAACATTGCGATCTACATAAGTACCTATAGATCGGGGAAATTATGTAACTATAggtaaatatttacagtttatAGTAACTTGTTTTTAAAAGTCGGTCTTGGAAATGTTTATACAAATATGAGCGATATTTATAgtgtatttacttttttttttactagtaaAAAACATAACACCATGTTTTTTCCCATGatggaaataataaaaaaatgttttttttttttaacagttaTATTTCTGTTACCTAATAATAATTAAGATTTCCTGCAAAACGTTTTTTTATACAACCATAAaatcgttttaatttttttttatttcaattctcGATATTTTTTCGTCGACTTAAAAACTAGTACAATCAGTCAAAATCACTATTATTTAGGTCGCGATGTACATgcgataataaaaaaaaaactaaatcactAAACCATCTGAAACCGAACTTTGTAAACAAAGCTTTCATGAAACAATCACGAAGCGAAGTTCGTAGCGTCCGTAATCGCGGTAAAAGTACAGTGGAGCTCGAGTGCTTCCTTCCGGGGCGGCCGGCGCGCGCGCTGCGCCAGTCCGCGCTCCGTCGCCGCCGCGTCCGCACGCGCCCTTCTCCCTCCGCCACCCGCTCGCGAACAGTGCACGCCCGCCGCAAGGATACCTACCACGGTGCATGTGATTAAGTGACGGCTTCCCAGTGCTTTGAAGTGGAGGCTCGGGCCGCCGGTGCCGCTGGGCCCGCTTGCGGCCCGGGCGGTGGGATGGACTCCCCACAGATGTACGATGCGaccggcgcgccgccgccgccgccgcagcccgatCTCAAGAAGGTTGGAGATGACAAGCGCGCGCCCTTCCCGCCCCCGGACCTGGACGAGCTCAATGGCCAGGAGATCAGTCTCGACCTGCAGCACCTCATCGAGGACCAGTTCCGCGGAGAGGAGACCATGGCGCTCTTCCAGGAGATTCTACCTGGTGGCCGCTCTCCGCAGCCGAGACACTTCACACGAACCACTCTGGCTTACATGCCACAGCCGGTACATTCAGGAGCATCATATGCACCTGTTCCGGCTACAGCGGCACATGAACAACAGCCACCAATAAAAGAGGAACCGCCTGAGCCGCATGATTTTAGGCGAAACGTCAGTTGCGCTCAGTATACAGGCCAGTACAACCCCCAACCGCCCGTAGGCGTCAGTGGTCCTTACGGTGGAGGCTTCACCTCCTTACCGCCACTTGGAGCGCCGCTCCTGCCTCCTTTACTCAAACACAAACAGACCCCATCGAGACGCTCCTCTGGAAAAGCGGTAGACAAAGGAACAGACGAATACAGAAGGAGACGCGAGCGCAACAACATAGCTGTGAGAAAATCGCGCGAGAAGGCTAAAGTGCGTTCCAGGGAGGTAGAAGAGAAGGTGAAAACGCTGTTGAGAGAGAAAGACGCGCTGCTGAAGCGGTTGGAGGCGGTGTCGGGGGAACTAAGTTTACATAAACAAATGTACGTGCATCTGATCAACCTGAACCACCCGGAGATCACGGAGCTGTGCCGCTCGATGCTGCAGCTAGGCGCGCCGCATGCGCCCGACCACACGCTCTGACCATAGGTGAGTGTGTGCGTTGTCAATTTGTTACAGAAAGCTGTGCTGGTGTGTGTGCCCTCGTTTCAGTGTGAGCTCGGAAAGTCGTAAATCACATGGTGAATAGAAaaagggtttttttttatggatgagttacgtaatatatttattgcaTTTGAATGTGTGCAGTGTTTGGATCGATTGGACTGTTTTTTGTGTGATTAAGAGGTTCCAAATTAGTGAGAATTCCTAATGAGGAGTTTTTCGGAAATCGTCATCAGCGCAATGATTAAGTCTGTGTTATTAGGAAGCGAATGTTCGTAATGGAAACATTACATTAATGAGTTAGCTTTCTTTTTAGTCATCGGCTCACGTGTGAGATTTGTTGTAATAGTTGGCGCGAGAAAATAGTTATTCAATGATTATGAATCGAAGCACGTGCTTTTCAATAATAAAGTCACGTGTGGGTTAACTAAaacattatgtaggtacttacttgcAACCGGAGAAACTAAAACGAAAACTAAACTAACCCAGAACAAGTAACTCTGTGAAGATTACCTACCGATAAGTagaaattggaaaaaaataacAACGTTCTTAAACTCAAGCTAAGTTGAAagactaaaaaaaaatttgttaaaGGGCAATGTCATTACTAACGTAATTTTCTGATCCTTTGGTTTTGCAATtgtttaaataggtaaatattcAACTTTGTCAAAGAAGGTATTTTAATTCGTAACACACCCTGGTTTCTAACCATTTTCCGTCATTGTCAAAACCTTAAAGTGAAAACTCCGTACGTTAGTCTTCCCAAGAGAATTACGGAAATCTTGAACGGCCAGTTCAACATctttaaaaaacatatttacaaaccaacatgccaaaaatatatatacacgtCATTAAAACCATAGCTATAATGTCGTGTATACATAAATTTGGCACGTTACTTTGTACAGATGTTTGTGACTTATCGCAATGCTTTGAAGATACCATCGAATGTCCCAAACTCCGCCAACGTGACCAGAGACACGTTTTAAAATAATCGCAAATGTTAACCGTAAAAGAAGCACTATAGAGTTAAAAGTTGAATAAGGAATGGACAAGGATTATGGTAACCAAATGTACTGTCGCTTTCTAAATACAAAAATGGTAGGACGATGTGATTGGGGTCTTAAAGAGGTATCATGTAACCATATTTTGGGGTTTTGAAGAGATATGTAACCATAGTTTCGAAAGCACGTGTTGGACAGAACTTCTACAAAGAGTTTTTGAAGTTTTAGAGTACTCACATATCGTACATGTCATTATATGAAGAAAGTAATGTGCTCCAAATAGGAACTAGAaccaaaattacatacatatttcgTGTAGAGGGTCAGGATATTGAGGATCACGAGTTTTTCCTCGAGAAAAGTATAATATGTTCAGTGCCAAAATATTGTTACTGATGAAGAATGATGATTAGCATAGCAAATTGGACGGAGTTATGCAAACCGGACCCAATCtaacattttcatttattttactcTTTTCCAAGTTACGTTTAGTTCATCTTACACTAACACTTTCACATTAAGTACTTCTTATTGCACCTTGTGCGTATATATCGGGACCGCTTTCATTTATAcactgtatttttaaccgacttcaaaaaaggaggaggttctcaattcgactgaatgtttttttttttttttttgtatgtatgttactcgatatctccgagaatcgtggatcgattttcaaaattttttttttgatcgaacgggtataaccccgagatggtcccattgggaccaagtcagggtctgatgatgggatcttggagaaatcgagggaactcttcaaatgttataggcacatgtaaggtttttagtgtatttttcaaaggtacaccagtatttacgcctgacggtagtcattttatgtggctgagctgatgatggaaggtcaactcctcaatggttaggagttaaaggataattctttcactactgtacatatattcagactgatacatataatatcactaggaaccactaaaaatcaacaaataaataaattttttaacaaaaaataaaaccgccttcaaaaataagcgcgttacaaaacacggagaaactaaaaagccaaaaataataaacctttgaattcagatttcttatcgtattgctataatctaaacatccaaattataaacaaatcaattatttttgaaggcggggccagcctgcgcatggttgggaggggcaaacaggtctggtaccgacttcaaaaataattgaattgtttataatttggatgtttagattattgccatacgataagaaatctgaattcaaaggtttattatttttggctttttagtttctccgtgttttgtaacgcgcttattttttacGTGTAAAAATTATTTCCTAAGTCCATACTTAGCATACATCAATATATTATGTTGTgctaaatgattaaaaaaaaattgccgaaAATTGATATCTTCgaacaaaaacattaatataATGTAACAAAAAGTACATGTAAAATCACAAATTGCAATTGGGTGTCAATTAGAGCATCCTGCAAAGTATGCAGTTCACAAGTATAATGAAAAGCCAACAATTATCACAATTTCTACCGCGCAAATATTGACCGTATTAACTTTCTAAGCCCCATTCAATTTGGCACCCTGTTCCCATTGTAGAAGTTAGATAATTACTTCAGTTATCAATTGACTTTTCAATTGAATTGTATATTTTGCGATGCGCATTTTTTGTTTGCTATCATTCGACTTTCTAATGGTCTAAGTGCGTTTTGACGTATTTGGGGTGCGTTTTTTGATtgcgtaaataaaaaaatagacatAGTGGCTCTGAATTGACTAAACAAAAAAGGCACATATAAATTCTCGCCTGAATTGATTTTGTTACGTATAGTTTATTGCACTTTTTAACTTAACTAAGAAATCAacaacatatttaaaattaataattattacgcAATAATGTAttgcttactagcttttgcccccggcttctctcgcgttaaattcgaaaattgcggaaagtTCTATACAAACCTCTACCCCCCATTTAAGAGAAGTTAAGggtttgaaagagacaaaaagtagcctatgtcattctatcccttcaactatctccacaaaaaaatcacgtcaattcgtcgctccattttgccgtgaaagacggacaaacaaacagacacacacactttcccatttataatattagtatggattagtcaCCAACATTTATCATCTTTATCAAAACTATTTCTACTGATCTGAACTTCATCTGTATAACCTTTTATGCATGTTATTTCATCTATTTTAATCTTATCTTTATCCAATATACTAACGTGATTTACAACTTCACATcgagtatattttttatttatttttgtatattatacattttttacaACCTTTCTCGATACCACTTCAGTTGGTATATAAAAATTCTAGACTTTGATATTTTGTATCTAATAGTATATCACGGAATAACTTTATCAGACTTCTCTCTTCGAATTCTCTGCGTTCTTTATCTTAAATTGATTTAAAGAGAATAGAGAAAAATAGTCTCCGGCAAAAAACCCACTAACTATCCTATTTACCACCCACATCTAGGGTGGTTGGATCGTATCCGGCAACTTTCTCTTCAGTCTACTCCAATGTAAGATTTTGAATTCTTATCTGATTAACAAGTAATATGCCTACTGACTTTATTTCGCCCGGACCTATCTCAACAAAAAAATGACCAGCAACATGCAACATTCAACGAGTCATATGGAATTCGGTCATCCGGTACATTCGCGACTATAACTCTTCCGAATCGAGAATTCAGTATTCAAATTCGTTTGTGCAAAACGTTGTCTGCTTGCAACTTTCGTTTTCACTCGTCACCTTTGCTCTTTGATATTCGACTGTACGCGGTCGGCTCTGCGTCGCCTTTTGCATGCAATTGCCAAAATTTTCGCTTGCCGCGTCCCACTTTTTTGGCTTCCGACATTGTAGCTTGttggtttttaattttaaataggtattttacaTTTGAACGGAACAATAGTGGATGTACAACGGTATTTTCATGTCGAACTTGTACTTTTAACCGTTAAAACCACATGGTTTACAAGTTACACATTAAGTTTCTTTtcactttgaaaaaaaacaaatgaaacaagtactaaatttaaatcccattttcatcatttcatttcatttccatcatcatttatatttataagttAATCACAATTCCAATCTTTTACGCATCTTCTATCACTTCTTCTTCataattatcattatcattTGCTTTTACAAGTATTATCATTTCTTCCTCATCATCTCTGATATAACATTTACCTAATTTTTTATCTCAAATTAAATCATTCACTAGAAATGGCAATAATTTGCTGACGTCACAATCGTCATATCCGTGTGCCACATTGTGCCAATTTTCATTTGGACGAGTTACGACCAGTTCGGTTTTTATTTCGATTTCTACTCTCACTTTCAGATGACTAATAATTGTTTAGAGCGTGAAGTGGTCCCATTTTATTTTTGGTTCACTTAGTACATTGTCATGATCAATCATATTAAAGTCGTTGGATGTTTGTATGGTTATCATTATGATGAAATTTAAAGTGGTCCATATCTCAAACTGTTATACGGCGTTAAGTctaaatacagggtgtaacaaaaatggtggtgatccgtttaagggcgtattcagtatcgtattctcatcaggaaaaagtaggataaaaattttttttcgcaaaaaaatttttatctttgtatggaaattcgaccgattcgcgcggcccggctcatacaaaagtgaaaattttttagcgaaaaaaaaaattttcttctactttttcctgataagaatacgatactgagtacgcccttaaacggatcaccaccatttttgttacactctgtatatactgctaaaattaaaacaagtaCTTGACACATTTTGTATGTTAAGGAAGGTGTCATCTATATACATAGATGGATCATTGACAGTATTACAGTAAATATACGCAAAGAGTACAATGACAATCAAAATCGGCCTACttaaatactttaaataaataaattatcataatGCAAAAGAACGGAAACAGATAGGCAGATAATAAAACCTACTAACGATGTGATGACGCTTGTGAAAACCAAGAACAAACTGACACAGCgttttatataataatacaaattaaagtcATGAATGGGCGAAGTGAATTCACTAATGCAAATGTAATCATTATCATAATCAAACAAGGACATAAATACTCCTACAATCATGAATCACCTAAAGATTACATCCACGACCAGTATATTGAGACCTATGTGACTATCAACAGTGCCTCTCATGAGGTATCTCGTTAAAATAGAGCACTAATGAAAATAAATCAACGTTGTCCAAAACAACTTGACTCCCGTAATGTATTACGTGCTATCTAGATAACAGATCTTGATTTTCTGGATGTTATACACCAAACATAGCTTGACCTCTGAGCTGTATGTAGCTGCTATTAATGTAGGTATCTTAATGTACTGGTGGCAGTTGTGGTTTGTACGCCTCCACCTAGCTTTCACTTTTTTTCGTTAATATGCCTTTTGTGTTTTGGACGGCGTTATGCCAAACTGTTTTgggtttaaataaaaaacagtttAATATTACGAGATTAAATTTGTTGATTACTGTTacctatatttaatattttttacacaaattatCTTGAAGTTCAAAAACGTATACAGGCTCATGACTTCAAGCCATTCCAGCATCATGATGAAAAAATGCAAGAATagcgttattttattaaaaaaattgtgacGAAACTATGAAACTCTAATGTAATGAGGCATTAAAGTATGTACAGATTTTTTGTTTGGTAGGTGAGAAGATGTAACTGAACTCgactattatattttaaatttcaaatcaaattagTCTCCTTTCGATTAACTTGGTAACGATCGGAAGTGGATGCGCAAACGCATGCACCGTGACATAAGGCGACACACATAGCGATTGCGCCACTAGTTCTGCTCGCTGGGTCGGCTAATTGTTAACACGCTTTGGCCAATCAATCGATTACTTAAGAATTGAACGTATTAAGCTTTGGCGGCTGTATGTTGACTTTTATGCCGCGAATTTGACAGAaacttatttgttttttattttttattttatggtttagaataataactataatttatttttatcgaaCGGATTAACAATTATTTAGTcactattataatattttatttaaatgaatatatttatACTAGTAAGTACTAAGAAACTCAAGACTAAACTTGgcgacataaataataattttattattgtcgaaaaaaaaacacaattttaaTCGTAGCAACACTTACTGTTCTTATACAAAGGTAACTCGGTAATTGCCACATGAAAACGTGTTTAGATAGAAAGCTGATGATCACAGAGTTTCCGTACTAAAATTCCTAAATTAGACAGGAAAGTACAGATTTTAAAGTACTGTCAAAGATTTAAAACCCGATAAGTTGGTAGGAACAGCAAACATTTGCTCATTTAATTTGCAAATTTTGGCGACTTATTGCATAAACACCGCCAGGAGTTTTGGAAAGTGGGGAAATCGGTGTCGCCGGAACTTTTGTCGGAACGATGTAACTATTGTGGGTTCATAAGTTCATGGACAACGTTAGttagtttttaattaaataatttaagggTGTTacttttttatcattttattttgaggtttttttttgccaggctcAGACAGAAATATTCATAACTATATTTGTCCCACGGCTTCCTCAGGCTCaggggtcagaaagagacaaaaagtagcctatgtcactctccatcccttctactgtctcctcttaaaaaaccacgtcaattcgtcgctccgttttgtcgtgaaggacggacaaacaaacagacatacacattttcccacttataatattagtatggagatcatacaattaatttatgacgttcaaactgcaacattattttgatatatccgatccatatcctATCGAAATCGCATTATTGACGTTTATTACAATTCGAATAGGTCAGATTGCGATcaaagtttttttctttaaaacggTCGGAGTGGCATAGAGGTGAGCGCGTTAGCCGCGTAACCTGAAGACCTAGGTTTGATTCCCGGCTCTGCCACGTGCCACCAGTggacttgatcgctttttctttgggGTAGTCGTATggtataatatttcaatttggcttttcctttaattaatttattattattatttattacatacatacatacaatcacgcctgtatcccataaaggggtaagcagagcacatgaaactactaaagcttcagtgccactcttggcaaataaggggttgaaagaaaacgaaactgtgacatatgGCTGTgtgtgtattatttatttatttcaaataacatAGATTTAAAATGGTtagtaacataacataacataatacaacaaatttttttattattttatgttacgaGACAGAAacagttttttctaaataaataatttaaataaatagatattcgAATTATTCACAAAGCATAAAATCATTACCAACTTATATATTACTTACATTACGAttacaataaaaattataaaaattacacgtaaaaaaaaaacaactagaCCTAACTTAACCTAGATATTAAGTAACACATTAAGACAAAGCAAAACATCAATCTATTCTTAACTAACTTAACTAACTATCAGTCAAAAATCCCCCCCGCGTCATCCCAGGCGCAAAGGTGCCCAACACGCTCGCAGCAACAAATTGTCTTATCATCTAGGTTAGTATTCTTATATCTACAGTTATAACTAAGGTAGGCTTCACTGCCATCCTCCTTACATCACCACAGTACCCACGTCACGTCACGTAACTAATGAACGTCGTATCGCTCTCAGAAGTTTCATTGATATAATATGTGCCGTTATCTGGGTAATGAGACCTTCTTGtcggtggcgcttacgtcccgcgtcgtcgtatttgtatacgatcatcgctcataacgctgtaagcgccatcgaaattcctttacccagataatgtcacataatATTAGTTTAACACATGACGATGAAATAGGGACGTTAGTTTTGCGAATTTGATAAACAGGCGGAAGACTGATATAATCGTACGTAGCCTTGTGACACAcaaattgtaatttaattagtCGCTTTAATTGTAATTATAGACTCGAccccggtctggcgcagtcggtagtgaccctgcctgctatgccgcggtctcgggttcgagtcccggtaagggcatttatttgtgtgatgagcacagatatttgttcctgagtcatggatgttttctacgtatataagtatttatatattatatacgagtatatcgttgtctgagtacccacaacacaagccttcttgagattACCgcgggcctcagtcaatctgtgtaagaatgtcctataatattaaaaaaaaaaaaagactgaCAAAAAGCACGTAActaacttaaacacaaaattaaaatattgaataaaaccccgaccgcgacatagtggaccgatttttatgaaacatggctaagaacactaactcagttttcagacaaaaaaaactaaagctaaatcggtttatccgttcgggagctacgatgccacagacagacatacacacagacagacagacaaacagacagacagacagacagacagacaaacagacagacagacagacagacagacaaacagacagacagatagtaGGAGGACAGAGAgatagtaggaggtagggcatagcgaatgatattccgctttgtgtggtagggcatagcacagcggatatcgtctcgctcgaatctagagcagagcccaactggggaagtacctccgccttacagcagaccgcagccaaatagcactagaccctactcatagtgttgtgttcctgccggtgagtaaggctgccagagctcaacgagggtgcggtgtgctgatgacgggaggacttacggaactaacttgttccgtctattgtcctttgagtcgtcggcaacccgaaccctccttggaacttgtacactcctttttgctgtgtacttaacacagcaaaagggagtgtacaagtttctaatggggtggcaacgcgcatgtgacactgtttgagttgcaggcgtccataggttacggtgaccgctttacatcaggcggaccgtatacttgtttgccaccaacgtagtataaaaaaaaaaagacagacagacatacacgtcaaacttatgacaccccgtcgtttttgcgtcgggggttaagaggatacggtagcgaaaatgctaaaaaggAAAGgaacccccctttcaacttgggaattttagttaaatatacaagtgttattaactactttttatcgaaaaaaaaattgtccattaagaacaactcagtcaaaagatatttcataaaaatctttaaaatcgaggttccgctctcgactctttcctccttcaaaacttaatcaatcggaacgaaatttaagaatctgaataacaatgaaataatctatgtcggaccgtttaggttttttggttaattgttaccaatcttgagtatcacacttttttttgcgtcacaatgaaaaaggccgtttttggaatttattgattggctctagaatctttaaaaagcagaatatcaaaaaaatcaaaacggtccgacacagataaaaatattaacaatctgtgttgaaaaaatcattgctctatcttcaaaaaccagggaggaaatagtcgagagcgtttgtatggagaattgacccctaccgtatcgtcttaaaaagaGAAAATTTTAATCATTGTGATGATTGTGATTTTCCAGCAAATCGtaccactttgtcgattgccaTAAGGGCGTTTTGACCGTTTACTCGTATAAATACAAATATCGTCCttatggtaaccgacaaagtgggacggtTTACTAAACTTGA is drawn from Leguminivora glycinivorella isolate SPB_JAAS2020 unplaced genomic scaffold, LegGlyc_1.1 Scaffold6, whole genome shotgun sequence and contains these coding sequences:
- the LOC125242098 gene encoding CCAAT/enhancer-binding protein-like; amino-acid sequence: MDSPQMYDATGAPPPPPQPDLKKVGDDKRAPFPPPDLDELNGQEISLDLQHLIEDQFRGEETMALFQEILPGGRSPQPRHFTRTTLAYMPQPVHSGASYAPVPATAAHEQQPPIKEEPPEPHDFRRNVSCAQYTGQYNPQPPVGVSGPYGGGFTSLPPLGAPLLPPLLKHKQTPSRRSSGKAVDKGTDEYRRRRERNNIAVRKSREKAKVRSREVEEKVKTLLREKDALLKRLEAVSGELSLHKQMYVHLINLNHPEITELCRSMLQLGAPHAPDHTL